The genome window GGACCCGGTGCTCCTGGCGTGTGAGCACAGCTTCTGCCGCGCGTGTCTGGCCCGCCGCTGGGGGACCCCGCCGGCAACCGGCCCCGAGACGCCCCCCACCGCCTGTCCGTGCTGCGGCCTGCCGTGCCCCCGCCGCAGCCTGAGGTCTAACGTGCGGCTGGCGGTGGAGGTGCGCATCAGCCGCGGGCTGCGGGAGAAGCTGGCCGAGCCCGGGGCGCGCGCAGGGAAACGCCGAGGCGGGCGCATCCCTACCATGGGCTGCCTGGACCCGCAGGGAGAGGTGAGGCGGGGTGCGCTTCGCGAGTCCGCAGCTGTCCGCGGAAGGGGCGATCGGCTGGGGGGAAAGGCAAGTCCCGACCCGAGGCCCTTCTAGAAGTTTAGGCAAAAGGAGTTGGGAGGAGACCGGCTGAGGACGAGGGGGCGGCGGCTGTCAACTGAGAGGTGCCGGGACGCACGGCGGGGAGTTGAAGCTGCGCCCAGAGCCAAGGGGGCTGGACGGATGCCTGGCTCTTATTagaggggctggagggaaggggctggggcacTAGACCGAACGCAGGGAGACCCCCGAGGCCCTGCGAAGAGCGCGCGAACTGGGAAGCTGGGAAAGACGCCACTGGGCGCCCGTGAGAAGGCCTGGcggggaggaaaggggaggaagcAGACCGGGGCGGGAGCGAGCTGGGGGCCTGGGAGGTTGGTGAGGGAGATCGTAACTCGCCcaagggaggaggagcaggagggagggcGGAGAAAAAGCGGgagtggaggagagaaggaggggggCTGTcaaaaggagggaagaagagaggcagGTCCAAACTTTTCTGCTGCGTCCTGGGGTAGGTCCCCGTGCTCCGGTCTGGACCTTGCTGTattgtttgttattgttgttctcagctcctcccagggccccaggcagAGGCGGTCACGGGTGGAGGCAAGATCCGGGAGAACAGCCTGGGGACCCCTGGCTCCTCTCCACTTCCCACCCTGATCACCCACCCTCCCACTCTCCCTCCTGGGCCTCTGACTCCTTGGCGGTCAACCATCCTCGTTCCCTTGCCCGACCCCCAGGCGCCCCGGATTCCCTACTGGCTTCTTGCCAGCAGCCGAGCCGGTCTAGAGTCTTGTTTCCACCCTTTGAAGTCTACACATACCTAATTAGTCTAGGTGTAATTGGCATAACTAGACAAGTtgtctttcctctctccccttcaCCATCCCTCTGGTCTGCCCCAGTCTTCCCCACTggacagagaaatggaaagagggAATCCTAGACTTTGGAAAGGGAGCACCCCGCGCCCTCTCCTGGCTCCCAGGGTGCCCTGCAGGTCGGCGGGGCCTTCTGGGACACATCCAAGTCCAGCTGCCTCCTTGGTCAGGGTAGAGAGACACAGAACAAAAGGCCCAGTAAACGCCACTGGGCTTTTATGGCAAGAGGGGAAGCGGTTTTATTATAAGACTTCTGTAAACGAACTCTTAGCCTAAGGACTCGAGGTATGTGTTTGGTCTCTGTGATGGATAAAGCGGGATGTTTATCTGGGATACACCCTCAGGAAGGTGGATGAAGATAGGggccacagacatagagaagggaggtggggaggaagtaGGGAAAGGCGAGGACTCCGGGGGCAGGAAAAGGCCGGGATGAGACTAGGGAAGGGGAACTGAGTGGCTctggggggagggaggcggatggtggggggtggggttcgGGGGATGAGCAAGTGGTGACCGACAGGAAAGAAAGGTCATGCAAGGAGAAGGGGAGTGAGAGGAATAAGGAGCACATGGGGCTAAAGACGTGAGATCACTCTGAGATGTGGAGAGGGCCTTCACCAGAACAGACCCAGCCACCTGAGGGCGGGGGAGCTTCCCTCAGGATGAAGCCCGGAGCTCACATCCATGTTTTTTTCTGTCCACTCCAGGATATGAAGATGACATGGAAAAGGTGAGTTCCATTTTTActgtttcttcctttccactACCAGCGGCCACATCCATCACCTTGTCACGGGAACCACATCTTTGTCCCCACTCCCAGACAGGTTTCCTGGGTTGGCCTCACCCTTTTCTGCCCCAGAGATgtgagtgggggaggggtgcaggcatcagagggcagagagtgTCTACGGATTTCTTGACCCTTCTCCCTCATCCCTCCAGGTTTGATGCCCCAACATCTAAGGCGTCTAATTCAGAGGACGAGCTCCCTGAAGAGTACCCAGTAGTCAAAAACATGCTTCACAGGCTGACGGGTAAGGAGGGCAGAAGAGAGGCAACTAAATGAGAGGCTTTTCAGtttgttcccttttctcaaaTATGATCCAGTCCTTTTTGATGTCTCTGttaatttcctagggctgccGTAACCAAGCATCTCACACTAAGTGGCTTAACAGAAATTTAGTGTCTCATGATTCTGCAAACAGAAGTCAGGTGTCAACAGCATTGGTTCTTTCTGATCCCTGAAAGGGAGACTCTGTTCCAGGACTTCTCTCTTAGCTTCCCTCAGCCTCAGGTGTTCCTTGGCCTGTGGatggcattctccctgtgtcttccctCTAGACACACTTCCCTCTATACACACTTTTTGGGTCCAAACTTTCCCTTTGTATAAGGACATGGGTTatattggattagggtccaccctaatgacctcattttgatTACCTTTATAAAGattctatttccaaatacagtcaaatTCTGAGGTCTTGGGGGGACTTCTTATCTTTGGGGGCGGGAAGAACACGATTTAACCCATAACAAGGTCAATCCTTAACCCTCATGTTCCAGCCATTCTCCCCGCTTTCCTGTTTACTCACACAACAGAGCCCTGGAGGTCAGGTGCTTCTGACCTGCTGTCACCACCTCTCATCACTCCCTTCCAGAAGTGTCCCAGAACTCGCGTGTCTCCTTGCCCCTGGGGCTCTGGGCCTTCTCTGCAGCTTCTGGGGAGTTCCTTCCATCACTCCCACGGCTGCCCTCTGCCCCTCTTTAAACTGCCTAGAGAAGTTGCTCCACCCTCCTGGACACCCACCATCCCACCGACCCAGATGGCTTCTAGTACCCCTAGTCCAGAAATCTTTTTTCAAAGCACCCCATACCCACAAGGCCAAGGACTACTTCTTTCTGGTCCCTTGGCTATCACCGCCTTCTCTCTCCTCCGCCCCACCCTCCCTCTAGAACTAGGCCTGTCTACTCCCACCTATTCCCGTGGGTGGTGGGCTGGTTTCTCAGGATACTTCGGATTCCTCCCTcagccctccccccccccccacttggGGTGCTGGTTTCTGGTATCAGTCCTCCTCTTTAGCTCCACCTTTCCCATCCTGTTGACCCAGCTCCCACGCCCTGCCCCAGATGCTGCAGATTGAGGTATCGATCCTCCCGCTCCTAAGAAGTCAGTCCAGCTTCACTCTCCCCAAGGCCACAAACCAGGAAACCCCTCCCCTATGCTCCTGCCCTGGGCCGGCAAGGACCTTCTCCAGGCCCAACTCTCCGGAAGGAAGTGGCCCATCAGCGCAGGCGGGGTCTCGCCCAGCCTCCTCTTCATTCGCCTTCACCCTCGGTGGTCCTACGGCCGCCTTCGTAGAGCGCTGTTGTGAGCCTCTGGCGTCCGACCCCGCCTCCGCCTGGGAAAGCCCTCTCACACGGTCTTCCTCGCGCCTTCCTCTCTCCAGCCGACCTGACCTTGGATCCTGGCACGGCACACCGCCGCCTGCTCGTCTCTGAGGACCGCCGCAGCGTCCGACTGGCCCCACCGGGGACACCGGCGCCCCCCGACGGCCCGGCGCGCTTCGATCAGCTTCCGGCGGTGCTGGGCGCCCAAGGCTTCGCGGCTGGCCGCCACTGCTGGGAGGTGGAGACCGCGGACGCCGCCTCCCGCGGAGACTCTTCCGGAGAGGATGAGGACGACGGGGAGAGCCTCTACGCCCTGGGCGCGGCCGGGGAGTCGGTGCGACGCAAGGGCCGAGTAGGGCTGTGCCCCGCGGGGTCCGTGTGGGCCGTGGAGGGTCGCGGCGGCCGGTTGTGGGCGCTCACCGCCCCGGAGCCCATCCCGCTGGGCGGCGCCAGGCCCCCGCCGCGGCGCATCCGCGTGGACTTGGACTGGGAGCGGGGCCGCGTGGCCTTCTACGACGGCCGCTCCCTCGACTTGCTCTTCGCCTTCCAGGCGCCGGGTCCCCTCGGGGAGCGCGTCTTCCCGCTGCTGTGCACCCGCGACGCCCGCGCCCAGCTCCGCATCGTGCCCGCGGAAGGCTGAGAAGCTCGCCCACAACCCTCGTTCTGGCCTGGCCCAAATGAGGCAGCTTCCTCTTGAGCACGGACATCCTTACTCATTACAGGGATCCTGTCCGCGCCCACCGGGCAAGTGTATTGATAAGCACCCCGGACCTCCCCCCCTCCATTTTCTCCAAATAGGACCTCCACTGGCCTCCAATTTCCACATCCATGCCCAAAGCTGAattcctgaacccccttcccccCATCTTGGGATGCTCCTCCCCCTCGGTTATCTCAGTACTTCCCCCAGGGATCCCTCCCCTTCTATATTTCCCAGGCTTGATTGGGGAAGAGGTCCTGCCCCACCAGTACTGGTAAATGGCCCATTTTAATACGCAGAGGGCCAGCTGGTCAAATATTTACCTCCCACCCCTGCCGCTCCTCCTGGCAAAGAAGAGCACGGTGCCCTCTCCACAGCTCtgaggtttgggcttccctgcctCGTCCACTCTGAGGTTTCTCTTCAAGACCCTCCTCCCCTAAAACAAGAGGCTTAACTGTGGCCTGGGCCTTAGGGCTCTCTGTTTTTGGGAGATGGGGGGCAGGACAGTTCTATTCCACCCTGACAACCTTCCATGTTTACAGCTATTTCTTGTTAAGAATCTTAACCAATATCCCGTTTCCCCCGCCAGCCCCACAACCAGCTCCTTGTGAGTATGGCACATACTTGTAACATGGAACCAATGGTGCTACCTCTCCATTTCTCAACCTGGGAACGACCCAGACACCCCAAATTTGCCCTTGTATATATAGCCTCACTTCTTTCCCCATATGTATAAATGGGTCCatatttaacacatttttatgttgggttatttattttgtgcatctgtGGCAATAAATGAGATCTCAGTGGTGGTATGGATTTGACTGATCTCTGCAACCGTGCACTGCAAAAGGCCTGGAAAATGATATCCAGATCCCAGTAAGGagtggggagggctgggagggctgGACATCTGGGCTGGGAGAGACATCAAGGCCTTGGAAGGAAGGGGTAAGATTGCATCTCTTGGCTCCCTCCCTTTTCCATCCCCTC of Cervus canadensis isolate Bull #8, Minnesota chromosome 28, ASM1932006v1, whole genome shotgun sequence contains these proteins:
- the RNF39 gene encoding RING finger protein 39 isoform X1; protein product: MEASELLGPGLVERLEQLATCPLCGGPFEDPVLLACEHSFCRACLARRWGTPPATGPETPPTACPCCGLPCPRRSLRSNVRLAVEVRISRGLREKLAEPGARAGKRRGGRIPTMGCLDPQGEVRRGALRESAAVRGRGDRLGGKDMKMTWKRFDAPTSKASNSEDELPEEYPVVKNMLHRLTADLTLDPGTAHRRLLVSEDRRSVRLAPPGTPAPPDGPARFDQLPAVLGAQGFAAGRHCWEVETADAASRGDSSGEDEDDGESLYALGAAGESVRRKGRVGLCPAGSVWAVEGRGGRLWALTAPEPIPLGGARPPPRRIRVDLDWERGRVAFYDGRSLDLLFAFQAPGPLGERVFPLLCTRDARAQLRIVPAEG
- the RNF39 gene encoding RING finger protein 39 isoform X2, with protein sequence MEASELLGPGLVERLEQLATCPLCGGPFEDPVLLACEHSFCRACLARRWGTPPATGPETPPTACPCCGLPCPRRSLRSNVRLAVEVRISRGLREKLAEPGARAGKRRGGRIPTMGCLDPQGEDMKMTWKRFDAPTSKASNSEDELPEEYPVVKNMLHRLTADLTLDPGTAHRRLLVSEDRRSVRLAPPGTPAPPDGPARFDQLPAVLGAQGFAAGRHCWEVETADAASRGDSSGEDEDDGESLYALGAAGESVRRKGRVGLCPAGSVWAVEGRGGRLWALTAPEPIPLGGARPPPRRIRVDLDWERGRVAFYDGRSLDLLFAFQAPGPLGERVFPLLCTRDARAQLRIVPAEG